The following are from one region of the Malassezia vespertilionis chromosome 4, complete sequence genome:
- a CDS encoding uncharacterized protein (COG:S; EggNog:ENOG503P23E) gives MSWDLKPRSQWLDRVVFLGTGTSSQVPAISCVTDGAAGTATCETCADALRPASKNRRGCTSAMVLGSASNEETCILIDCGKSFYESTLRYFPAHGLRRIDAVLLTHAHADAILGLDDLRSWTMGGVIQEHVDVYLTQECMDTVRHTFPYLIDKSFITGGGDVGALRWHIITADAPFSVGRYQVPVMPLPVEHGFAGKDKKPFECLGFRIDSMSYVSDCRIAGSTLYIVDGLKLSRHASHFSIPQAIVSSVELGALDIPPQLTLITDLTHRTEHYKTERQLQTVVHALDAYLAAHPDTDMHSPWWEHVWDPDSNERKEMLAPRQSAAIPPKTQPMHIAPIHLAFDGLCVTFTKCT, from the exons ATGTCGTGGGACCTCAAGCCACGCTCGCAGTGGCTCGATCGTGTCGTGTTTCTCGGCACTGGCACGAGCTCGCAAGTGCCTGCAATATCATGTGTCAccgacggcgcagcaggtACAGCTACATGCGAAACATGCGCGGATGCACTGCGTCCTGCGAGCAAAAACcggcgcggctgcacgAGTGCCATGGTGCTTGGCAGCGCGTCAAACGAGGAGACATGCATTTTGATTGACTGCGGAAAATCATTCTACGAGTCTACGCTGCGTTACTTTCCTGCCCatggcctgcgccgcatcgacgCGGTACTTCTgacgcacgcgcacgcagacGCGATTCTGGGTCTGGAcgacttgcgcagctggacgaTGGGCGGCGTAATACAGGAGCACGTTGATGTGTATCTCACGCAGGAGTGCATGGATACGGTGAGGCATACATTCCCCTACCTGATTGACAAGTCTTTCATTacgggcggcggcgacgtcGGTGCACTCCGCTGGCACATTATCACCGCCGATGCGCCATTTTCGGTGGGCCGGTACCAAGTGCCTGTTATGCCGCTCCCTGTGGAGCACGGATTCGCTGGGAAAGATAAGAAACCGTTCGAGTGCCTTGGATTCCGGATCGATTCAATGAGCTACGTGAGCGACTGT CGTATCGCGGGAAGTACGCTGTACATTGTCGACGGCCTGAAACTATCGCGCCATGCAAGCCATTTCAGCATTCCCCAGGCAATTGTGTCCTCGGTGGAACTGGGCGCGCTAGATATACCGCCGCAGCTGACGCTGATAACCGATTTGACACACCGCACCGAGCACTACAAGACCGAGCGGCAGCTACAGACCGTGGTGCATGCACTCGATGCGTATTTGGCCGCGCACCCCGATACCGATATGCACTCGCCTTGGTGGGAGCATGTGTGGGATCCTGACTCAAACGAGCGCAAAGAAATGCTTGCACCACGGCAGTCCGCAGCTATACCGCCCAAAACACAGCCGATGCACATCGCGCCCATTCACCTCGCGTTTGACGGCCTGTGCGTAACCTTCACCAAATGCACGTGA
- a CDS encoding uncharacterized protein (EggNog:ENOG503Q53K; COG:Q) translates to MVTTLAIVLAFWVRRRSTINSRESILDPSQERIVILGASTTDGIGAAIASRCLDRGAHRIMLVARRKQSLYEVKAALVAAQTTQSGRKRAEQIELVVANCSRNDDILHLEAAITHDFGGVDTLYIVFGAICTQPMLAIAGLDPLIGATSPQVSAQSLLEVRKAVQQSSDANLLGTALVLTALVPRLQTNSKSPYVAIINSVAGLIAAPTRALYCATKSAQMMLVLGMALECEAQAKVEGYSNVRFVVISPAAVQTSFNKRLSLGSDMGSKSARYPVGKALTSEQVAIATVQSVADNKTGIIPLPHTYFYIWLLAPFLPGMLSRGAHKFYDY, encoded by the exons ATGG TCACGACACTCGCCATCGTACTCGCCTTCTGGGTGAGGCGACGAAGCACGATCAATTCCCGTGAAAGTATCTTGGACCCCAGTCAGGAGCGGATCGTGATTCTCGGTGCGTCGACCACGGACGGAATCGGTGCCGCGATCGCGAGCCGGTGCTTGGAtcgcggagcgcatcgtATCATGCTtgttgcgcgccgcaaacaATCGCTGTATGAGGTCAAGGCTGCACTTGTCGCAGCGCAGACCACGCAGTCTGGCCgcaagcgtgccgagcagaTTGAGCTGGTCGTTGCCAACTGTTCGCGCAACGATGACATACTGCACCTCGAGGCAGCCATCACGCACGATTTCGGCGGCGTCGATACACTCTACATTGTGTTTGGCGCGATTTGCACTCAGCCTATGCTTGCCATTGCCGGATTGGACCCGCTGATCGGTGCCACTTCGCCGCAAGTCTCGGCGCAAAGCTTGCTGGAGGTGCGCAAAGCCGTACAGCAGTCGAGCGATGCCAACCTTTTGGGTACTGCACTGGTGCTCACGGCGCTGGTTCCGCGCTTGCAGACGAACTCCAAGAGCCCGTACGTCGCGATCATCAATTCCGTAGCGGGTCTGATTGCTGCGCCGACACGCGCATTGTACTGTGCGACAAAGAGCGCGCAGATGATGCTTGTTCTCGGTATGGCGCTCGAGTGTGAGGCACAGGCAAAGGTGGAAGGGTACAGCAATGTGCGCTTCGTTGTTATTTCCCCGGCCGCAGTGCAGACCTCGTTCAACAAGCGACTCTCGCTCGGCAGCGATATGGGATCCAAGTCGGCGCGGTACCCTGTTGGCAAAGCACTCACCTCGGAACAAGTGGCCATTGCTACTGTGCAAAGCGTGGCGGACAACAAGACGGGTATTATCCCACTGCCGCACACCTACTTTTATATTTGGCTCCTTGCGCCGTTCTTGCCGGGCATGTTATCCcgcggtgcgcacaaatTTTACGATTACTAG
- the rna1 gene encoding Ran GAP Rna1 (EggNog:ENOG503NW7Q; COG:A; COG:T; COG:Y; BUSCO:EOG09260KNI), with protein MSNSAGGVFNIVGRNLKLDTKEDIAPHLAEIEKIDPLYEVHFGGNTLGVGACVALANVLKTKRSLRVADFADIFTGRLISEIPESLRALCDALLEHEQLEVIDLSDNAFGGRAAEPMTQLLSKNCHFHTLRLSNNGLGITGGEIVAEALYRAAKSQRAAGRESKLRTVVCGRNRLENGSAAAWGRAFAAHGGIVEARLYQNGIRMEGVEALCAGLAKCPNLQVLDLQDNTVTLRGARAIAAALPSWLHLRVLNLSDSLVKSKGGMLIFEQFHLGHGKHLESLQLQYCDLNRAALGYLGKAISKNLEHLDMLEINGNFADEDDECITAIQAALGKWGHEGALDELDEMDPEGEEEEEEEEDDDDDDDDDDKHKDILDVANRAESQDVGQDADAAADALADELQSTYIK; from the coding sequence ATGTCCAacagcgccggcggcgtGTTTAACATTGTCGGCAGGAACCTGAAACTCGATACGAAAGAGGacattgcgccgcaccttgCAGAAATTGAAAAGATAGATCCGCTGTATGAGGTGCATTTTGGCGGAAACACGCTGGGTGTCGGCGCATGCGTTGCGCTGGCCAATGTCTTGAAAACAAAGCGCAGCCTACGCGTCGCTGACTTTGCCGATATCTTTACCGGCCGCTTAATTTCCGAGATTCCCGAgtcgctgcgtgcgctctgcgatgcactgctggagcacgagcagctcgaggtGATCGACTTGTCGGATAATGCGTTTGGCGgccgtgctgcagagcCCATGACCCAGCTTTTGAGCAAGAATTGCCACTTTCACACGCTGAGACTGAGCAACAATGGTCTCGGCATCACGGGCGGTGAGATcgttgccgaggcgctgtaccgcgctgcaaaatCTCAGCGTGCCGCTGGCCGGGAaagcaagctgcgcaccgtGGTTTGCGGGCGTAACCGTTTGGAGAATGGCagtgccgctgcgtggGGTCGCGCGTTTGCCGCACATGGCGGGATTGTTGAGGCGCGTCTTTACCAGAATGGGATCCGGATGGAGGGAGTAGAGGCGCTTTGTGCGGGGCTGGCCAAGTGCCCGAACTTGCAAGTGCTCGACTTGCAGGACAATACCGTGAcgctccgcggcgcgcgcgcaattgctgcggcgctcccATCCTGGCTGCACCTGCGTGTGCTAAATTTGAGCGATTCGCTAGTCAAGTCCAAGGGTGGAATGCTCATTTTCGAGCAGTTCCATCTTGGGCACGGCAAGCACCTCGagtcgctgcagctgcagtaCTGCGACTTGaatcgcgctgcgcttggctaTCTCGGCAAGGCTATCAGCAAGAATCTCGAGCATTTAGATATGTTGGAGATTAATGGCAACTTTGCGGATGAGGACGATGAATGCATTACGGCTAttcaagcagcgctgggGAAATGGGGGCATGAGGGTGCGCTAGACGAGCTGGATGAGATGGACCCTGAAGgtgaggaggaggaggaggaggaggaggacgacgacgacgacgacgacgacgacgacaagCACAAAGATATACTTGACGTGGCGAACCGTGCAGAGAGCCAGGATGTCGGTCAAGATGCagacgctgctgccgaCGCACTTGCCGACGAACTGCAAAGCACATATATCAAGTAG
- a CDS encoding uncharacterized protein (EggNog:ENOG503NVN3; BUSCO:EOG09261ABB; COG:S) has translation MATEVLTHDNQTEVLEIALIDRAERHNGADATPQHGALSILTLYMSDFTQCSLGFKQDALLLRTMEQLKEAASIDSVRQLAAFAAPRTKPSPGWALYDPVAEFKRQGVGARTKAWRFTDVNADYTLCATYPQRLVVPARVNDEMLVNAAKYRSKGRIPVLSYLHWAGHGTITRSSQPMVGLKQNRSAHDEMLVNAIFATPLEGEQEENAYGATSTNLIIDARPATNAMANMAKGAGTEMMEYYPRSKKQYLGIDNIHAMRDSLRRVHRALRGTDPNPGFAGDAVALASADQVALRSSRWLKHIAIILDGTCVIVRNVHVNNSHVLVHCSDGWDRTSQLTSLASLCLDPYYRTLDGFAVLIEKEWVSFGHRFQERNGLVGLGAQKFSMAPPQREMLVDTESMLLEEAPHPAAPQASFWDFTKHFTAPFQVTATSECAPIFHQFLDAVAQLLAQFPARFAFNGKLLAMLLREAYAGRTGTFLYNSDKERREKNGALSPLEATESVWDAVLSNRDAFMNPMYDASLDNHATRGDMGVLLPDTRAVHFSVDLFQKPYHELNALLDTERSEQRKLQDRIAARVHDPARPATHKQETNLDESIQVAATKMRSLFSDGWEKFQGAMRSTSLEEPPPVQDFVERTSPPRMPSPPPIPLDPRSTLAPQMLPPPSAVAAPRPSPKKAPPAHQDPLGAWQL, from the exons ATGGCTACAGAAG TTCTTACACACGACAATCAAACAGAAGTGCTTGAAATTGCGCTCATTGACCGCGCGGAACGGCACAATGGCGCCGATgcgacgccgcagcacGGTGCATTGTCGATTTTGACCCTGTATATGAGCGATTTTACGCAGTGCTCGCTAGGATTTAAGCAGGatgcgcttcttttgcgcacgATGGAGCAGCTGAAAGAGGCTGCGAGCATTG ATTCCGTGCGCCAGTTGGCcgcatttgcagcgccgcgcacaaaaCCGAGCCCTGGCTGGGCGCTGTACGATCCTGTCGCTGAATTTAAGCGCCAAGGCgtgggcgcacgcaccaaGGCGTGGCGATTTACCGACGTGAATGCCGATTACACGCTGTGCGCAACATACCCCCAACGCTTGGTTGTCCCTGCACGGGTCAACGACGAGATGCTGGTGAATGCTGCCAAGTACCGAAGCAAAGGGCGCATCCCCGTGCTGTCATACCTGCACTGGGCTGGGCACGGCACGATCACGCGGTCGAGCCAGCCCATGGTCGGACTGAAGCAGAATcgcagcgcacacgacGAAATGCTGGTCAACGCCATTTTCGCGACGCCTCTTGAGGGAGAGCAGGAAGAGAATGCGTACGGTGCGACCTCGACAAATCTCATTATTGACGCACGGCCTGCAACCAATGCAATGGCAAATATGGCAAAAGGTGCAGGGACCGAGATGATGGAGTACTATCCCCGCAGCAAAAAACAGTACCTCGGCATCGACAATATCCATGCCATGCGCGATTCTCTGCGCCGTGTGCACCGTGCACTGCGTGGAACAGATCCCAATCCAGGGTTTGCAGGAGATGCTGTTGCGTTGGCCTCTGCAGACCAAgtcgcattgcgcagctcgcgctggcTCAAGCACATTGCCATCATCCTCGACGGCACCTGTGTGATTGTGCGCAATGTGCATGTGAATAACTCACACGTGCTTGTGCACTGTTCCGACGGCTGGGACCGTACTTCGCAGCTGACGTCGCTCGCTTCGCTTTGCCTTGATCCATACTACCGCACATTGGACGGGTTTGCGGTGCTCATCGAAAAAGAATGGGTCAGCTTTGGCCACCGGTTTCAGGAGCGCAATGGCTTGGTTGGTCTTGGTGCGCAGAAGTTCAGTATGGCGCCGCCACAGCGAGAGATGCTTGTAGACACGGAGTCgatgctgctcgaggaggcGCCACAccctgcggcgccgcaagcgtCATTTTGGGACTTTACCAAGCACTTTACCGCGCCTTTCCAAGTTACCGCTACGTCAGAGTGTGCGCCCATTTTTCACCAGTTcctcgacgccgtcgcACAGCTCCTAGCTCAATTTCCTGCTCGATTTGCATTCAATGGAAAGCTCCTCGCCAtgttgctgcgcgaggcgtaTGCAGGGCGCACCGGCACGTTTCTGTACAACTCAGACAAGGAACGAAGAGAAAAAAATGGCGCACTTTCGCCCCTGGAAGCAACGGAAAGCGTCTGGGATGCGGTGCTGTCAAACAGGGACGCGTTTATGAACCCTATGTACGATGCAAGCCTCGACAACCATGCTACACGCGGCGATATGGGCGTGCTATTACCAGATACCCGTGCAGTGCATTTCTCTGTGGACCTTTTCCAAAAACCGTACCACGAACTGAACGCATTGCTGGATaccgagcgcagcgagcagcgcaaactGCAGGATAGAATTGCTGCACGCGTCCACGATCCTGCGCGTCCTGCCACGCACAAACAGGAAACCAACTTGGACGAATCGATTCAGGTAGCCGCGACCAAAATGCGCTCTCTCTTTTCCGACGGCTGGGAAAAGTTTCAaggcgcgatgcgcagcacgagcTTGGAAGAGCCTCCGCCAGTGCAGGATTTCGTAGAACGCACGAGCCCGCCACGCATGCCGAGCCCGCCACCGATTCCTTTGGATCCACGCTCCACGTTGGCACCGCAGATGCTTCCACCTCCCAGCGCTgtggccgcgccgcgtccctCGCCAAAAAAAGCCCCCCCCGCGCACCAAGATCCTCTTGGCGCGTGGCAGCTGTAG
- the ELP3 gene encoding histone acetyltransferase (EggNog:ENOG503NUAV; BUSCO:EOG09261VI3; COG:H), translating into MGVTTASTSAECLLRVCADIASQLVQAHEESRHVSLNAIRGATCKKHGYGGVPRLTDIIAAIPDAYRKALVPALKAKPVRSASGIAVVAVMCKPHRCPHIALTGNICVYCPGGPDSDFEYSTQSYTGYEPTSMRAIRARYDPYEQSRGRVQQLRELGHSVDKVEYIIMGGTFMSLSEDYRNQFIAQLHNALSGYTGLDVDEAVQFSERAQTKCIGITIETRPDYCLRPHLSQMLRYGCTRLEIGVQSVYEDVARDTNRGHTVKAVTETFHLAKDAGYKVVAHMMPDLPNVGVERDMEQFKEYFENPAFRSDGLKLYPTLVIRGTGLYELWRTGRYKNYTPSFLVDVIARILALVPPWTRIYRVQRDIPMPLVSSGVENGNLREMALDRMHDFGVTCRDVRYREVGLHEIHTKVRPEEIEFIRRDYTANGGWESFLSYEDPDKDILVALLRLRKCSAEGTFRPELTKDGQASIVRELHTYGSAVPIHNRDPTKFQHQGFGTLLMEQAEAISRNEHKSVKLAVIAGVGTRDYYRRLGYEREGPYMIKMLV; encoded by the coding sequence ATGGGCGTGACGACAGCATCGACGTCAGCCGAGTGCCTCTTGCGTGTATGTGCCGACATTGCGTCGCAGCTCGTACAGGCGCATGAAGAGTCGCGGCACGTCTCGCTGAATGCGATACGCGGCGCCACCTGTAAAAAGCATGGCtacggcggcgtgcctcGATTGACCGACATTATTGCAGCAATTCCAGACGCATACCGCAAAGCGCTTGTTCCTGCACTAAAGGCTAAGCCTGTGCGCAGTGCAAGTGGTATTGCCGTGGTTGCGGTGATGTGCAAGCCGCACCGTTGCCCACACATTGCATTGACCGGCAACATTTGTGTATACTGCCCCGGCGGCCCCGACTCAGACTTTGAATACAGCACCCAGTCATACACGGGGTACGAGCCAACTTCCATGCGTGCGATCCGTGCGCGCTACGACCCGTACGAACAGAGCCGCGGACGTGTACAACAGCTGCGCGAACTTGGGCACAGTGTAGACAAGGTCGAGTACATCATCATGGGCGGCACATTTATGAGCCTCTCTGAGGACTACCGCAATCAATTTATTGCCCAGCTGCACAATGCGCTAAGTGGCTACACAGGCCTcgacgtcgacgaggcAGTGCAGTTTTCCGAGCGTGCACAGACCAAATGCATTGGCATCACTATTGAAACGCGCCCAGACTACTGCTTGCGGCCGCACCTGAGCCAAATGCTGCGCTACGGATGCACACGGCTAGAGATTGGTGTGCAGAGTGTATATGAGGACGTGGCGCGTGATACGAACCGTGGCCACACTGTCAAGGCCGTGACAGAGACTTTCCACCTGGCCAAGGACGCAGGGTACAAGGTTGTCGCCCACATGATGCCGGATCTGCCCAACGTCggtgtcgagcgcgatATGGAGCAGTTCAAAGAATACTTTGAAAACCCCGCTTTTCGTTCCGACGGCTTAAAACTGTATCCCACACTGGTGATTCGCGGCACGGGCTTGTACGAACTCTGGCGCACGGGCCGGTACAAGAACTATACCCCATCCTTCCTTGTGGATGTCATTGCACGTATTCTTGCACTAGTACCGCCATGGACGCGCATCTACCGTGTCCAGCGTGATATCCCCATGCCGCTTGTATCTTCCGGCGTGGAAAACGGCAACCTGCGCGAGATGGCCTTGGATCGCATGCACGACTTTGGTGTAACGTGCCGCGATGTGCGGTATCGCGAAGTGGGTCTGCACGAGATTCATACCAAGGTACGGCCAGAAGAGATTGAGTTTATTCGCCGCGACTACACCGCAAACGGCGGCTGGGAATCTTTCTTGTCGTACGAGGACCCCGACAAGGATATCCTGGTTGCACTTTTGCGCCTGCGAAAATGCTCCGCAGAAGGAACTTTCCGTCCAGAGCTTACCAAAGACGGACAAGCGTCAattgtgcgcgagctgcacacCTACGGAAGTGCCGTGCCAATTCACAACCGCGACCCGACCAAGTTCCAGCACCAGGGTTTCGGGACGTTGCTTATGGAGCAAGCCGAGGCAATCTCCCGCAATGAGCACAAAAGTGTCAAGCTTGCCGTAATTGCCGGCGTCGGCACCCGCGACTACTACCGCCGCCTGGGCTACGAACGCGAAGGACCGTACATGATTAAAATGCTAGTGTAG
- a CDS encoding uncharacterized protein (TransMembrane:1 (n4-15c22/23o888-911i); SECRETED:SignalP(1-22); COG:M; COG:W; EggNog:ENOG503Q52H), producing MLHGAFWWTVLLLTLGACGTRSQEPGAFNLIDMLSERKDLSTFTLLLQRTRLIPALNRIQELGCAHTGMTLFVPNNDAFEAATRGDTPDATFWQNVLHNTHDVDNINVALRQLLWYHVLNYTLPERGPQMGIYETLHFPSRKRIIEPSHPGVLPQPPDVPPHPGAEDEGDLLGRQGQFVRVRRAQMGSTQGMCVGVDSSGRGGAKVLRADRTSSSSVLFTIDKVVPLPPTLEQFLRTNHDIAPTFANMQETALHAMSKTAHLTLFLPSAKSMSLLSPLERTYIMGPWPMAQEDRMRLFGWHASSIGLGDGEIGYANRLREALAVNMTTILGGQVIVHTAKDSRLFVNQAMVVQEDNFVESGVVHIIDGLHLPYGTLGMTLEKYLLALHATKFVQLMRQAGLGGYFDEPKGAYTYIVPSNEALDRWLEHRSDSLETLGASPAVRIARDQAALRAMLLYHILPEKHAVHDLFDGMLLPTELRLDSLGGAAQQVDVQVHNTAKTRGTGIAFRAVGIRKGPVHAGNAFVYLADDVMHVPLDPMQTALESTRTLSTFVASLHAAGTDESVRTDPLRTYFVPVDAGFAKLGLVAKYLLLHSKESAADLSSVLAFISVHGLQYASTLPRGWTPLRTAASAPLFARRDNHGQIHVRAVQKGASANAVQQNILTSTGTMHLLNSVPFCPRVTITMEKLARAAKTTQMLRLVRRAGFGWVLDGTAPHPAAMAALQKRSSKCTHPKLVLLAPEDKAFAQLNMTQIEEDMPTLRALVLLHILLVETCDKSETIPGLQLPVPLWDNRSYMTLSDKRAGGQNQWGELAFRRVQEPEPSRLGYVVGVMGARGTSGFDHSAAVLEYGRTFMPADNVTVHGFIPGGILTIDTVLQPFHPIWIFRWGWAGIIVLLGVPVLCVFATYAFAHMRTRRGYVLIPDALEGEEE from the coding sequence ATGCTGCATGGGGCATTTTGGTGGACAGTGCTGCTGCTCACGCTGGGCGCCTGCGGCACTCGATCGCAAGAGCCCGGAGCATTTAACTTGATCGATATGCTCAGTGAACGCAAAGACCTGTCGACTTTCACTCTCCTTTTGCAGCGTACACGGCTGATTCCTGCCCTGAACCGAATCCAGGAATTGGGCTGCGCACATACAGGTATGACGTTGTTTGTACCGAACAACGATGCCTTTGAAGCTGCTACGCGAGGAGATACACCTGACGCCACGTTTTGGCAAAACGTGCTGCACAATACGCACGACGTGGACAACATCAACGTTGCACTCCGCCAGCTGCTTTGGTACCATGTGCTGAACTACACACTACCGGAACGCGGACCGCAGATGGGCATATACGAGACGCTGCATTTCCCTTCGCGCAAGCGTATTATTGAGCCTTCACACCCCGGCGTGCTCCCACAGCCCCCCGACGTACCGCCGCATCCAGGCGCTGAAGACGAGGGTGATTTGCTCGGAAGGCAAGGCCAGTTTGTGCGagtgcggcgtgcgcaaatgGGCAGCACCCAAGGCATGTGTGTCGGTGTGGACTCCTCGGGCCGTGGCGGGGCCAAGGTCCTGCGCGCGGACCGCACATCGTCCAGTAGCGTTCTCTTTACCATCGACAAGGTCGTGCCATTGCCACCGACGCTCGAGCagtttttgcgcacgaACCACGACATTGCACCGACCTTTGCAAATATGCAAGAGACTGCGCTACACGCCATGTCGAAAACGGCGCACTTGACCCTGTTCCTTCCCTCTGCAAAATCCATGTCGCTGCTTTCGCCGCTGGAGCGCACATACATTATGGGCCCATGGCCTATGGCACAGGAAGATCGCATGCGTTTATTCGGATGGCACGCTTCGAGTATCGGACTGGGAGATGGAGAAATTGGGTACGCAAATCGACTACGCGAGGCACTCGCCGTAAACATGACTACCATTCTGGGCGGCCAAGTGATTGTGCACACTGCAAAAGACAGCCGGCTCTTTGTGAACCAAGCCATGGTTGTGCAAGAAGACAATTTTGTTGAGAGTGGCGTCGTGCACATTATCGATGGTCTGCATCTACCCTacggcacgctcggcatGACGCTCGAGAAATACTTGCTTGCATTGCACGCCACTAAATTTGTCCAGCTCATGCGGCAGGCAGGACTGGGAGGCTACTTTGACGAGCCAAAAGGGGCGTACACATACATTGTCCCTTCAAACGAAGCTTTGGACCGCTGGCTCGAGCACAGGAGCGACTcgctcgagacgctcggtgcatcgcccgctgtgcgcatcgctcgcgaCCAAGCCGCTCTGCGTGCCATGTTACTGTACCATATCCTACCTGAAAAACATGCCGTGCACGACTTGTTCGATGGCATGCTCCTCCCTACCGAGCTGCGTCTCGACtcgcttggcggcgcagcacagcaagTGGACGTACAAGTGCACAACACtgccaagacgcgcggcacaggcatTGCCTTTCGCGCAGTGGGAATCAGAAAAGGACCTGTGCATGCGGGGAATGCTTTTGTATACCTTGCAGACGACGTCATGCATGTGCCGCTTGATCCCATGCAGACGGCCTTGGAGTCGACTCGCACGCTCTCCACGTTTGTTGCCTCCTTGCATGCTGCAGGCACGGATGAATCCGTGCGCACAGATCCTTTGCGCACCTATTTCGTCCCCGTCGACGCTGGCTTTGCCAAGCTGGGGCTTGTAGCCAAGTACCTTTTGCTGCATTCCAAGGAAAGTGCAGCGGATTTGTCCAGCGTGCTTGCATTTATCAGCGTCCATGGTCTGCAGTACGCCTCGACATTGCCCCGTGGCTGGACGCCACTGCGCACTGCTGCGAGTGCAccgctctttgcgcgccgcgacaaCCACGGCCAAATTcatgtgcgcgccgtgcagaaAGGCGCCAGTGCCAACGCGGTGCAGCAAAATATATTGACGAGCACGGGCACGATGCATTTGCTGAATAGCGTCCCTTTTTGCCCTAGGGTCACTATCACCATGGAaaagcttgcgcgcgcagcgaaaACGACGCAAATGTtgcggcttgtgcgccgcgcagggTTCGGCTGGGTCTTGGacggcactgcgccgcaccctGCAGCTATGGCGGCGCTTCAAAAGCGCTCGTCCAAATGCACGCATCCCAAACTTGTCCTTCTTGCCCCAGAGGATAAGGCGTTTGCACAGCTGAATATGACACAGATCGAGGAGGATatgccgacgctgcgcgcgcttgtttTGCTGCATATCCTGCTTGTAGAGACGTGCGATAAAAGCGAAACGATACCCGGGCTGCAGTTGCCGGTCCCGCTATGGGACAATCGGTCCTACATGACCCTTTCGGACAAGCGTGCCGGCGGGCAGAATCAGTGGGGCGAGCTTGCTTTTCGCCGCGTGCAGGAGCCAGAGCCAAGTCGCTTGGGGTATGTCGTCGGCGTTATGGGCGCGCGAGGAACCTCGGGCTTTGACCATTCTGCTGCCGTGCTCGAGTATGGCCGGACGTTTATGCCTGCGGACAATGTCACAGTGCACGGATTTATCCCCGGGGGCATACTCACCATTGACACTGTATTGCAGCCATTCCACCCCATCTGGATTTTCCGTTGGGGCTGGGCTGGCATTATTGTGCTACTGGGCGTGCCTGTGCTCTGCGTTTTCGCCACGTATGCTTTTGCACAtatgcgcacgcgccgaggcTATGTACTGATCCCCGACGCACTGGAAGGGGAGGAAGAATAA